GTTGTACGGACAGCCATGGAACAGACGGGCATTCAGTGCGGGGGCAATCCTGCTCACTGGTTTGCAGTGTCCGAGCTAATACCTGTCAATTCCACCAAAGCGCAGATTTGGGACGAAGCCAAGTGGCGTGCGTTGGAAGGGAGCGACCATGATTGACTACACAAAACTTCAGGCAGCGCTCACGGCTGGTGGCCTGATTCCGGGCAATATAAAGGCTGGCAGCCTTCAGCGTTGCAAGGTCACAGGAGACAAAGGTGGCAAGCGTAGCGGTGCATATCGACTGTTTGATGACGCGGTGCCCGTGTGCCTGTGGTGGAACTGGAAAACCGCGATTTCGGGAAAGTGGATTTCAACTGACCGGACCTTGTCACCAAAGGAACAGAACAGGCACCGACTACTGATCGAGCAAGCCAGACGCGAGCGTGAGCAGGAACAGGCCGAGCAGTGGGAGCGTAACCGTCAGTCCCTCGTCAAGCTGTGGGAGGGTGCATACCCCCTCACCCAGACATGTGCGGCAGGTATCTACCTGGATCGGCGCGGGCTGTGTGTGCCCAACACCGACGCGCTCAGGTTTGTACCGCGTCTGAACTACTGGCAAGACGGCGAGCGCGTGGGCACTTATCCGGCCATGCTGGCGGCGGTAACTGATCCGGCGGGCGAACTGGTGACGATCCACAGAACCTACCTAACCACAGAAGGTGCAAAGGCCCCCGTTTCAACCGTCAAGAAGCTTTGTCCGGCTGCTGGTGTGATGCGGGGTTCCTCTATCAAGATTGGGCAGACATCACGGCGGCCAGATGGGCGGCTGGGCATTGGTGTGAGCGAGGGGATCGAGACAGGCATAGCGGCAACCATGCTCTCGGATGTATCCGTCTGGCCTTGTGTCTCAACAAGTGGCCTGATGGGGTTTGAGGTGCCTGAGGGCGTGGGCAACCTGTACATATTCGCAGACCACGACGAAAGCAACGCAGGTCAGGATGCAGCAACCAAGCTAGCCCAACGTACAGCAAAGGAAGGAGTGACCACGCGAATACTCACGCCCCCCAAGGTGGGCGACTGGAACGACGAACTGATAGCGTTGCAAAGGGGGGCAGCCGTATGACCCAAAACCAGACGACTGTTGCTCCCGTGCTTGCGGTCGACGATGTGTCTGCCGTCGTCGATCCATTCCCGCCTGCCCGTGACCGCCCCTGCTGGCGATGTTACAACGAACTTGTAGTGCGTAGCGGCGAAACGATGAAAGCAGGAGTTTACTGGCACGCGGTCAAGCAGAACGGCGACGACCGTCCGACACTTACAGATGATTGGCTATGTGCCCCCTTGCAAGTGGTGGCTTTGACTGCCAGCCAGGAAGACGCGGAACACGGGCGATTGCTTCGCTACATCAGCGTGAACGGCATCTGGAAGCAATGGGCCATGCCTATGCAGATGCTGGCGGGCGATGGCGTGGACGTGCTCAGCGTGCTGCTGGGTGAGGGGCTGGAGCTGGATCGAAAGGCCAAGTCACGCATTCTGGATTACATCAATGCCCAGCATCCAAGTGAGAGGCTACGAGCAGCCAGTACAACCGGCTGGCATGGCAACGTGTTTGTTCTGCCAGATTCGATTTTCGGGGGTGAGGACATTTGGTATCAAGCCACAGAGCGAACCGCCCCCTATGGCGTAGCAGGCACTCTGGAAGGCTGGCAGGCACAGGTTGCAGCTAAGGCGGTCGGCAATCCGATGCTCACCCTGGGCATATCTGCTGGGTTTGCCGGTGTTCTGCTGGAAAAATTGAACATTGACGGTGCGGGGTTGCATCTTTTTGGTGACTCAAGCGCAGGCAAGACAACCATCCTTCAGGCGGCGATATCCGTTTGGGGCGGCTCGATGTTTCGCCGGACGTGGCGCACCACATCAAATGGCTTGGAAGGTGCGGCCAAGAT
This sequence is a window from Orrella marina. Protein-coding genes within it:
- a CDS encoding DUF7146 domain-containing protein, with translation MIDYTKLQAALTAGGLIPGNIKAGSLQRCKVTGDKGGKRSGAYRLFDDAVPVCLWWNWKTAISGKWISTDRTLSPKEQNRHRLLIEQARREREQEQAEQWERNRQSLVKLWEGAYPLTQTCAAGIYLDRRGLCVPNTDALRFVPRLNYWQDGERVGTYPAMLAAVTDPAGELVTIHRTYLTTEGAKAPVSTVKKLCPAAGVMRGSSIKIGQTSRRPDGRLGIGVSEGIETGIAATMLSDVSVWPCVSTSGLMGFEVPEGVGNLYIFADHDESNAGQDAATKLAQRTAKEGVTTRILTPPKVGDWNDELIALQRGAAV